A region from the Pempheris klunzingeri isolate RE-2024b chromosome 17, fPemKlu1.hap1, whole genome shotgun sequence genome encodes:
- the maptb gene encoding microtubule-associated protein tau — MDGDAVGYRGNSLLSHHATAAEPPPPSESDSRVEQQTDGQQPGGGMMDGYSTPDEQSMMGENSAVKEAAAETMKASRSAGGARAAKMITTKSTESVDGVSSPGSRSPASRSSTPNRDVKKVAVVRTPPRSPGSVRGRTPPLPSHPMPDLSSVRSKVGSTENLRHAPGGGKVQIVHKKLDLSSVMSKCGSKDNIHHKPGGGKLEIKSEKVDFTGVQSKVGSLGNVTHVPGGGKKKIESHKLTFRGNAKARTDHGADIITQPDFSPRHLSNTSSPGSLNAAEAPPLDTLADQVSASLAKQGL; from the exons ACGGTGATGCAGTGGGTTACCGTGGCAACAGCCTCCTCTCCCATCATGCAACAGCGGCagagcccccccctccctcagagAGCGACAGCAGGgtggagcagcagacagacggacagcaGCCAGGAG gaggaatgatggatggatactCCACCCCTGATGAGCAGAGCATGATGGGAG AAAACTCGGCAGTGaaggaagctgctgcagaaacgatgaag GCCTCTAGGTCAGCAGGAGGAGCCAGAGCAGCCAAGATGATAACAACCAAGAGTACAG agtCTGTAGACGGCGTCAGCAGTCCAGGAAGTCGTTCTCCTGCCAGTCGATCATCGACTCCGAACAGAGATGTCAAGaag GTGGCTGTGGTCCGGACCCCCCCCCGGTCTCCCGGCTCAGTTCGCGGTCGgactccccccctcccctcccacccgATGCCCGACCTCAGCAGCGTGAGGTCGAAGGTCGGATCCACGGAGAACCTGAGACATGCACCTGGGGGGGGCAAg gttCAGATTGTCCATAAGAAGTTGGATCTCAGTAGCGTGATGTCAAAGTGCGGCTCCAAAGATAACATCCACCACAAACCAg GTGGGGGAAAGCTGGAGATCAAATCAGAGAAGGTGGATTTTACAGGCGTTCAGTCTAAAGTCGGTTCCCTGGGGAACGTCACACATGTGccaggaggagggaaaaagaag ATCGAGAGTCATAAACTGACCTTCCGAGGAAACGCCAAAGCTCGGACCGACCACGGTGCTGACATCATCACCCAGCCTGACTTCTCCCCTCGTCACCTTAGCAACACGTCCTCCCCTGGAAGCCTCAATGCTGCTGAAGCTCCACCCCTCGACACCTTGGCCGACCAG gtGTCTGCCTCCCTCGCCAAACAAGGCCTGTGA